A single region of the Podospora pseudopauciseta strain CBS 411.78 chromosome 1, whole genome shotgun sequence genome encodes:
- a CDS encoding hypothetical protein (EggNog:ENOG503NVZY; COG:P): protein MASGVGHKVARLLGIQLQPKDPYHHVNDPRETAHFNTDQTFVEESPRVDDFFLKLVPSGPQVWRYLVSLFPFLSWIGYYNLQWLAGDLVAGITIGAVVVPQGMAYARLANLDVQFGLYSSFMGVLVYWFFATSKDITIGPVAVMSQLTGAVVTDMAAVLPDVPGHVIASALALLAGAVVVSIGLIRCGWIVDIISLTSLSAFMTGSAICIAVGQVPSLMGLSGFSTRDPTYLVFVNILKHLNTASMDAAMGLSALAMLYLIRGVCMWIGTHYPKHQKLAFFISTLRVVFVIVLYTLISYLVNRSLPRGTARFKILFDVPRGFQNAAVPVINTSIVSNLMGYLPATVVVLLIEHIAISKSFGRVNNYRINPSQEMVAIGITNMLGPFLGGYAATGSFSRTAIKSKAGVRTPFAGVITAFVVLLAIYALPAVFYYIPNASLSAVIIHAVGDLITPPNTVYQFWLVSPFEVLIFFVGVFVTIFSSIENGIYTTVLLSAAMLLFRILRSKGRFLGRVKVQSMLGNRVIGNDRQQPVPGYGTFTGSQEAPTRNIFLPITHADGSNPEIELDNPYPGIFIYRFAEGFSYPNAGSSLEHLVEHIFAHTRRTNLAHFDRPGDRPWNEPGPSRKNMKAAAAAGVDAGIMGVDVSLPTLKAVILDFSSVNHVDITSVQQLIDVRNQLDRYASPDIVDWHIACINNRWAKRALAAAGFGYPTVVPDGPHRRWRSIFSVAEIGGSHSAAAAAEVEVNEKEIARSRRQTAADVEVGNKQQQQQQQHHHRGPNDPKKVGTGGSESVPRKPTVTFENAVLSLHQKRMSLGPELHSGRTVVAPVHGINRPLFHVDLTSALQSAVANVEGRYEGLEEHH, encoded by the exons ATGGCATCTGGAGTTGGCCACAAGGTGGCCCGGCTGCTGGGAATCCAGCTACAACCGAAAGATCCATATCACCATGTCAATGACCCAAGAGAAACAGCCCATTTCAACACAGACCAGACATTTGTGGAGGAGTCACCGAGGGTGGATGACTTTTTTTTGAAATTAGTACCCTCTGGCCCGCAAGTATGGCGATATCTGGTGTCTCTGTTTCCGTTTCTCTCCTGGATCGGATACTACAACCTTCAATGGCTCGCTGGAGATCTGGTTGCTG GCATCACCATCGGCGCTGTTGTCGTACCTCAAGGTATGGCTTATGCCAGACTGGCCAACCTGGATGTTCAGTTTGGTCTGTATTCGAGCTTTATGGGTGTTCTTGTTTACTGGTTCTTCGCAACCTCCAAGGACATCACCATCGGT CCTGTTGCTGTCATGTCTCAACTTACCGGTGCTGTCGTGACTGATATGGCTGCTGTCCTTCCTGACGTTCCAGGCCATGTCATTGCATCTGCTCTTGCACTCTTGGCCGGTGCCGTTGTGGTGTCCATCGGGCTCATCCGCTGCGGATGGATTGTCGATATCATCTCGCTTACCTCTCTCTCGGCATTCATGACCGGCTCAGCCATCTGCATTGCTGTCGGGCAAGTTCCATCGCTGATGGGCCTCAGCGGCTTTTCAACTCGCGATCCGACGTATCTTGTGTTCGTCAACATACTCAAACACTTGAACACAGCGAGTATGGATGCCGCCATGGGGTTGTCGGCACTTGCTATGCTTTACCTTATCAGGGGAGTCTGCATGTGGATTGGGACACACTACCCGAAACATCAGAAGCTCGCCTTCTTTATTTCGACGTTGAGGGTCGTGTTCGTCATTGTTCTCTACACTCTGATCAGCTACCTGGTCAACAGGAGCTTGCCGAGGGGTACCGCCAGATTCAAAATTTTGTTTGACGTTCCTAGAG GGTTCCAAAACGCGGCTGTCCCGGTCATCAATACCTCTATTGTCAGTAACCTGATGGGATACTTGCCCGCTACTGTAGTGGTGCTGCTCATCGAACACATTGCTATCTCGAAGTCGTTCGGTCGGGTCAACAACTACAGAATCAACCCTTCTCAAGAAATGGTAGCCATtggcatcaccaacatgCTGGGGCCCTTCCTCGGCGGGTACGCTGCAACGGGCTCTTTCAGTCGCACTGCCATTAAGTCGAAGGCCGGCGTGAGGACTCCGTTTGCCGGCGTCATCACAGCCTTTGTGGTTCTCCTCGCCATCTACGCCTTGCCGGCCGTGTTTTACTACATTCCCAACGCGTCACTCTCTGCGGTGATTATCCATGCCGTCGGCGACCTCATCACCCCTCCCAATACCGTCTATCAGTTCTGGCTCGTATCACCATTTGAGGTCTTGATCTTTTTTGTCGGTGTGTTTGTCACCATCTTTTCGAGCATTGAGAATGGCATCTACACCACGGTGCTGCTCTCGGCAGCGATGCTTCTCTTTCGGATTTTGAGATCGAAAGGCCGGTTCTTGGGGCGTGTCAAGGTTCAATCCATGCTTGGAAATCGTGTTATTGGCAACGACAGGCAGCAGCCGGTACCCGGGTATGGCACGTTTACCGGCTCGCAGGAGGCGCCGACACGCAACATCTTCTTGCCTATCACGCACGCGGATGGGTCCAACCCCGAGATTGAGCTGGACAATCCGTATCCTGGCATCTTCATCTACCGGTTCGCCGAGGGGTTCAGCTACCCGAACGCGGGGAGCAGCCTGGAGCACTTGGTGGAACACATTTTTGCGCACACTCGGCGGACAAACCTGGCGCATTTCGACCGGCCTGGCGATCGGCCTTGGAACGAGCCCGGCCCGTCAAGGAAGAACATGAAGGCGGCGGCTGCGGCCGGGGTGGACGCGGGGATCATGGGGGTGGACGTGAGCTTACCGACGCTCAAGGCGGTGATTCTGGATTTCAGCTCGGTGAACCACGTCGACATTACTTCGGTGCAGCAGCTGATTGACGTGAGGAATCAGCTGGACCGGTATGCCAGCCCGGATATTGTCGACTGGCACATTGCCTGCATCAACAACCGGTGGGCGAAGAGggcgctggcggcggcggggttTGGGTACCCGACTGTTGTGCCGGACGGGCCGCacaggaggtggaggagcatCTTTTCTGTGGCGGAGATTGGGGGGTCGCACAGCGCGGCTGCGGCGGCCGAGGTAGAGGTGAACGAGAAGGAGATTgcgaggagcaggaggcagactgctgctgatgtggaggttgggaataagcagcagcagcagcagcagcagcatcatcaccgtGGGCCAAATGATCCTAAGAAGGTTGGGACGGGCGGGAGTGAGAGTGTTCCGAGAAAACCGACGGTTACGTTTGAGAATGCGGTTCTTTCTTTGCACCAGAAGAGGATGTCGCTGGGGCCGGAGCTGCACAGTGGGCGGACGGTGGTGGCGCCGGTGCATGGGATCAATCGGCCGCTGTTTCATGTTGACCTCACGAGCGCGCTGCAGAGCGCGGTTGCCAATGTTGAGGGGAGGTacgaggggttggaggagcatCATTAG